A stretch of the Neodiprion lecontei isolate iyNeoLeco1 chromosome 4, iyNeoLeco1.1, whole genome shotgun sequence genome encodes the following:
- the LOC107219586 gene encoding protein shuttle craft isoform X2 yields the protein MASWDGSYYGPEDPNFHRYSDQGNVARNWSYYPENGSNVQPSISNLGQQHLANAYQDPQMAGGTQYARPQPFFENNRSQLNLPPFKCKSGNPNDKLKKKNYHGKLPFVPQQTIDPSVVENSNLHATAGEFIPSSLKALQTAGTNSSASSSENNGRIMLENYDSSTQHSGNLTFHDSNMPKVDHVDIRNKRDKKDRKYDANKKGDSYKQRDTQDAQYQNTNLFKNSVRNQNPKNRRFQNDRYSNTRHYSDNSSNYTSDKDSDRRKWTGNSSVRENFENGSYHGEEDATQSVEGTVNKHYKTSRHDNTRQSGGSAKYYGDQNYSSHNSEMKYSQTGGKSVRRYFNEDRGERYRDKRDRYSDKYESGIREKKTSYADYNGYKNNYEREERGERSRDKDKSKDKDNSKGIRDKEIENWRYKNDEDVKGGSNMKRLSNKRSEKDDDASQRERLTEQLNRGQLECLVCCDRVRQQDAVWSCSNCYHVLHLKCTKKWAKSSQAENGWRCPACQNVTAAIPEDYFCFCGNTNNPEWNRRDVAHSCGDVCGRLRSKSNCVHKCNLLCHPGPCPPCVAMVTKHCGCGRTSQTLKCSTGTPLVCSATCEKLLNCITHTCERKCHHGDCGDCEKLIHQECYCGKNCRDVACVADVVASYSCESICNKLLECGNHNCKALCHPGLCEPCVLRPEAVSHCCCGQTLLTEPRNSCLDEIPVCEKKCCKRLKCGQPSNPHMCKSNCHQGECPECELTTKVKCRCGNMDKEIPCKELTTKADDARCQKRCIKKRSCGRHKCNQMCCIDIEHICPLPCTHSLSCGRHKCEQTCHKGRCQPCWRSSFEELYCECGAAVIYPPVPCGTRRPTCDRPCSRQHVCDHPVLHNCHSEPTCPPCTVLTQKWCYGKHELRKAVPCHVNEVSCGLACNKPLSCKRHKCITICHPGPCEKPGQVCAQPCTTARELCGHSCSAPCHEGKCPEIPCKEMVKVTCQCGHRTMSRACAENSREFQRIASGILASKMAEMQLGHSVDLEDVLGQGARKQNQLKTLECNEECKMIERNRRLALGLQIVNPDLSGKLMPRYTEFMKQWGKKDPVFCQMVHDKLTELVQLAKISKQKSRSYSFESMNRDKRHFVHEYCEHFGCESQAYDREPKRNIVATAVKDKCWLPSLSLLEMLQRESGQRKVPGPMLNSATASSSLRNVEVLPLPTKKSPKVQSAPATSKSPEPEIDYFDYQG from the exons ATGGCAAGCTGGGATGGGTCTTATTATGGGCCTGAGGACCCAAATTTTCATCGGTATTCGGACCAGGGGAACGTGGCGCGCAACTGGAGCTATTATCCTGAGAATGGCTCCAACGTGCAGCCGAGTATCTCGAACCTGGGTCAACAGCACTTAGCCAATGCCTATCAGGATCCGCAAATGGCTGGTGGTACTCAGTATGCAAGGCCACAGCCTTTCTTTGAGAACAATAGATCGCAGCTTAATCTTCCGCCATTCAAATGCAAAAGTGGGAACCCGAATGACAAACTTAAGAAAAAGAATTACCACGGTAAATTACCGTTTGTCCCTCAGCAAACGATTGATCCCAGTGTCGTTGAGAATTCAAACCTGCATGCAACCGCTGGTGAGTTTATACCTAGCTCCTTGAAGGCGCTGCAAACAGCTGGGACAAACTCGTCTGCCAGTAGTAGTGAAAATAATGGCAGAATTATGCTGGAAAATTATGATTCCTCAACTCAGCATTCGGGAAATTTGACCTTCCACGATTCGAACATGCCGAAAGTTGACCATGTGGATATTAGAAATAAGCGAGATAAGAAGGATAGGAAATATGATGCAAATAAAAAAGGCGATAGTTATAAGCAGAGGGATACTCAGGATGCTCAATATCAAAATACCAATTTGTTTAAGAATTCTGTCAGGAATCAGAATCCGAAGAATCGCAGATTCCAAAATGATAGGTATTCTAACACCAGACATTATTCGGATAATAGTTCTAATTATACGAGCGATAAGGATAGCGATAGAAGAAAATGGACAGGTAATTCCAGTgttcgagaaaattttgaaaacggtTCATATCACGGTGAAGAAGACGCAACTCAATCTGTGGAGGGGACTGTTAATAAGCACTATAAAACCTCTAGACATGATAATACCCGACAATCTGGTGGTTCAGCCAAGTATTACGGCGATCAAAATTATTCTAGTCACAATTCTGAGATGAAGTACAGTCAAACGGGTGGTAAGAGTGTTAGAAGATATTTTAATGAAGATCGTGGAGAACGGTATCGTGATAAAAGAGACAGATACAGTGATAAGTATGAATCTGGGATCAGGGAGAAGAAAACTAGCTATGCAGATTACAATggatacaaaaataattatgaaagaGAGGAAAGAGGGGAACGGAGCAGAGACAAGGATAAATCTAAGGATAAGGATAATTCAAAAGGTATCAGGGATAAAGAGATTGAAAATTGGCGATACAAGAATGACGAAGATGTCAAAGGAGGAAGTAACATGAAGCGATTGAGTAACAAAAGATCGGAGAAAG ATGATGACGCCAGTCAAAGAGAACGTCTCACTGAACAGTTAAACCGAGGACAATTGGAATGTTTAGTTTGCTGTGATCGTGTCAGGCAGCAAGATGCTGTGTGGTCATGTTCAAATTGCTATCATGTGCTTCACCTTAAGTGCACCAAAAAATGGGCAAAATCTTCACAAGCTG AAAATGGATGGCGTTGTCCCGCTTGTCAAAATGTGACAGCAGCTATCCCAGAGGATTACTTTTGCTTCTGTGGTAATACTAACAATCCAGAATGGAATCGACGAGATGTTGCTCACTCGTGTGGCGATGTTTGTGGCCGTCTCAGATCAAAATCAAACTGTGTACACAAATGTAATTTATTGTGCCATCCTGGACCTTGTCCACCTTGTGTTGCAATGGTTACAAAACATTGCGGCTGTGGCAGAACTTCGCAAACTTTAAAATGTAGTACTGGTACACCATTAGTCTGCTCTGCAACTTGTGAGAAACTTTTGAACTGCATAACTCATACCTGTGAGCGAAAATGTCATCATGGAGATTGCGGAGACTGTGAAAAACTCATCCATCAGG AATGTTACTGCGGGAAAAATTGTCGTGATGTTGCTTGCGTTGCTGATGTTGTAGCAAGTTACAGCTGCGAATCTATTTGTAACAAATTATTAGAGTGTGGTAATCATAACTGCAAAGCTTTATGTCACCCAGGGCTTTGCGAGCCATGTGTACTCAGACCAGAAGCTGTATCTCATTGTTGCTGCGGACAAACACTTTTAACTGAGCCACGAAATAGCTGTTTGGACGAGATTCCAGTTTGCGAAAAAAAGTGTTGCAAGCGTCTCAAGTGTGGGCAACCTA gTAATCCTCACATGTGCAAATCCAACTGTCATCAGGGAGAATGCCCTGAGTGCGAATTGACAACAAAAGTGAAATGTCGTTGCGGCAACATGGACAAAGAGATCCCGTGTAAAGAATTGACGACCAAGGCAGATGATGCACGATGCCAGAAGCGATGCATAAAGAAACGTTCTTGCGGAAGGCATAAATGTAACCAGATGTGTTGCATCGACATTGAACACATCTGCCCGTTGCCTTGTACGCATTCTCTGAGTTGCGGAAGACACAAATGCGAACAGACTTGTCACAAGG GTAGATGTCAGCCTTGCTGGCGAAGCAGTTTTGAGGAACTTTATTGCGAGTGTGGAGCCGCTGTAATCTACCCTCCTGTACCATGTGGGACGAGACGCCCAACGTGCGACAGGCCTTGCTCACGACAGCATGTCTGTGATCACCCTGTGCTGCATAATTGTCATAGTGAGCCAACGTGTCCGCCTTGCACAGTACTCACGCAAAAATGGTGTTATGGTAAACACGAACTGCGAAAAGCAGTTCCCTGTCATGTTAACGAAGTTTCATGTGGGTTAGCATGTAATAAGCCTCTTTCATGTAAGAGGCACAAATGTATAACCATTTGTCATCCTGGGCCGTGTGAAAAACCGGGGCAAGTTTGTGCTCAGCCATGTACAACTGCAAGAGAATTGTGCGGACATAGTTGTTCAGCACCATGTCATGAAGGAAAATGTCCTGAAATTCCATGTAAAGAGATGGTCAAG GTGACGTGTCAGTGTGGACACAGAACTATGAGCCGAGCCTGCGCAGAGAATTCTCGTGAGTTTCAAAGAATAGCTAGTGGAATTCTGGCTAGTAAAATGGCTGAGATGCAGCTGGGACATTCCGTAGATTTGGAAGACGTTCTAGGACAAGGTGCAAGAAAGCAAAATCAGTTAAAAACTTTGGAGTGTAACGAGGAGTGTAAGATGATTgaaagaaatcgaagattGGCGTTAGGACTGCAAATAGTCAATCCGGATCTAAGTGGGAAATTAATGCCGAGATACACTGAGTTTATGAAGCAGTGGGGTAAAAAAGATCCAGTCTTTTGCCAGATGGTACATGACAAACTAACTGAACTAGTTCAACTGGCAAAGATTTCTAAACAAAAATCTAGGAGCTACTCGTTCGAAAGTATGAACCGTGACAAACGTCATTTTGTTCACGAATATTGCGAACACTTTGGATGCGAAAGTCAAGCGTATGATCGAGAACCCAAACGTAATATTGTTGCTACTGCTGTGAAAGATAAG TGCTGGTTACCAAGTTTAAGTTTACTTGAAATGCTACAACGAGAAAGTGGTCAGAGGAAAGTACCAGGACCAATGTTGAATTCTGCAACAGCTTCAAGCTCTCTCAg
- the LOC107219586 gene encoding protein shuttle craft isoform X1, producing MCLLKYESRWRQATLWWSQKPGKSLCHCGIAMASWDGSYYGPEDPNFHRYSDQGNVARNWSYYPENGSNVQPSISNLGQQHLANAYQDPQMAGGTQYARPQPFFENNRSQLNLPPFKCKSGNPNDKLKKKNYHGKLPFVPQQTIDPSVVENSNLHATAGEFIPSSLKALQTAGTNSSASSSENNGRIMLENYDSSTQHSGNLTFHDSNMPKVDHVDIRNKRDKKDRKYDANKKGDSYKQRDTQDAQYQNTNLFKNSVRNQNPKNRRFQNDRYSNTRHYSDNSSNYTSDKDSDRRKWTGNSSVRENFENGSYHGEEDATQSVEGTVNKHYKTSRHDNTRQSGGSAKYYGDQNYSSHNSEMKYSQTGGKSVRRYFNEDRGERYRDKRDRYSDKYESGIREKKTSYADYNGYKNNYEREERGERSRDKDKSKDKDNSKGIRDKEIENWRYKNDEDVKGGSNMKRLSNKRSEKDDDASQRERLTEQLNRGQLECLVCCDRVRQQDAVWSCSNCYHVLHLKCTKKWAKSSQAENGWRCPACQNVTAAIPEDYFCFCGNTNNPEWNRRDVAHSCGDVCGRLRSKSNCVHKCNLLCHPGPCPPCVAMVTKHCGCGRTSQTLKCSTGTPLVCSATCEKLLNCITHTCERKCHHGDCGDCEKLIHQECYCGKNCRDVACVADVVASYSCESICNKLLECGNHNCKALCHPGLCEPCVLRPEAVSHCCCGQTLLTEPRNSCLDEIPVCEKKCCKRLKCGQPSNPHMCKSNCHQGECPECELTTKVKCRCGNMDKEIPCKELTTKADDARCQKRCIKKRSCGRHKCNQMCCIDIEHICPLPCTHSLSCGRHKCEQTCHKGRCQPCWRSSFEELYCECGAAVIYPPVPCGTRRPTCDRPCSRQHVCDHPVLHNCHSEPTCPPCTVLTQKWCYGKHELRKAVPCHVNEVSCGLACNKPLSCKRHKCITICHPGPCEKPGQVCAQPCTTARELCGHSCSAPCHEGKCPEIPCKEMVKVTCQCGHRTMSRACAENSREFQRIASGILASKMAEMQLGHSVDLEDVLGQGARKQNQLKTLECNEECKMIERNRRLALGLQIVNPDLSGKLMPRYTEFMKQWGKKDPVFCQMVHDKLTELVQLAKISKQKSRSYSFESMNRDKRHFVHEYCEHFGCESQAYDREPKRNIVATAVKDKCWLPSLSLLEMLQRESGQRKVPGPMLNSATASSSLRNVEVLPLPTKKSPKVQSAPATSKSPEPEIDYFDYQG from the exons CATTGCCATGGCAAGCTGGGATGGGTCTTATTATGGGCCTGAGGACCCAAATTTTCATCGGTATTCGGACCAGGGGAACGTGGCGCGCAACTGGAGCTATTATCCTGAGAATGGCTCCAACGTGCAGCCGAGTATCTCGAACCTGGGTCAACAGCACTTAGCCAATGCCTATCAGGATCCGCAAATGGCTGGTGGTACTCAGTATGCAAGGCCACAGCCTTTCTTTGAGAACAATAGATCGCAGCTTAATCTTCCGCCATTCAAATGCAAAAGTGGGAACCCGAATGACAAACTTAAGAAAAAGAATTACCACGGTAAATTACCGTTTGTCCCTCAGCAAACGATTGATCCCAGTGTCGTTGAGAATTCAAACCTGCATGCAACCGCTGGTGAGTTTATACCTAGCTCCTTGAAGGCGCTGCAAACAGCTGGGACAAACTCGTCTGCCAGTAGTAGTGAAAATAATGGCAGAATTATGCTGGAAAATTATGATTCCTCAACTCAGCATTCGGGAAATTTGACCTTCCACGATTCGAACATGCCGAAAGTTGACCATGTGGATATTAGAAATAAGCGAGATAAGAAGGATAGGAAATATGATGCAAATAAAAAAGGCGATAGTTATAAGCAGAGGGATACTCAGGATGCTCAATATCAAAATACCAATTTGTTTAAGAATTCTGTCAGGAATCAGAATCCGAAGAATCGCAGATTCCAAAATGATAGGTATTCTAACACCAGACATTATTCGGATAATAGTTCTAATTATACGAGCGATAAGGATAGCGATAGAAGAAAATGGACAGGTAATTCCAGTgttcgagaaaattttgaaaacggtTCATATCACGGTGAAGAAGACGCAACTCAATCTGTGGAGGGGACTGTTAATAAGCACTATAAAACCTCTAGACATGATAATACCCGACAATCTGGTGGTTCAGCCAAGTATTACGGCGATCAAAATTATTCTAGTCACAATTCTGAGATGAAGTACAGTCAAACGGGTGGTAAGAGTGTTAGAAGATATTTTAATGAAGATCGTGGAGAACGGTATCGTGATAAAAGAGACAGATACAGTGATAAGTATGAATCTGGGATCAGGGAGAAGAAAACTAGCTATGCAGATTACAATggatacaaaaataattatgaaagaGAGGAAAGAGGGGAACGGAGCAGAGACAAGGATAAATCTAAGGATAAGGATAATTCAAAAGGTATCAGGGATAAAGAGATTGAAAATTGGCGATACAAGAATGACGAAGATGTCAAAGGAGGAAGTAACATGAAGCGATTGAGTAACAAAAGATCGGAGAAAG ATGATGACGCCAGTCAAAGAGAACGTCTCACTGAACAGTTAAACCGAGGACAATTGGAATGTTTAGTTTGCTGTGATCGTGTCAGGCAGCAAGATGCTGTGTGGTCATGTTCAAATTGCTATCATGTGCTTCACCTTAAGTGCACCAAAAAATGGGCAAAATCTTCACAAGCTG AAAATGGATGGCGTTGTCCCGCTTGTCAAAATGTGACAGCAGCTATCCCAGAGGATTACTTTTGCTTCTGTGGTAATACTAACAATCCAGAATGGAATCGACGAGATGTTGCTCACTCGTGTGGCGATGTTTGTGGCCGTCTCAGATCAAAATCAAACTGTGTACACAAATGTAATTTATTGTGCCATCCTGGACCTTGTCCACCTTGTGTTGCAATGGTTACAAAACATTGCGGCTGTGGCAGAACTTCGCAAACTTTAAAATGTAGTACTGGTACACCATTAGTCTGCTCTGCAACTTGTGAGAAACTTTTGAACTGCATAACTCATACCTGTGAGCGAAAATGTCATCATGGAGATTGCGGAGACTGTGAAAAACTCATCCATCAGG AATGTTACTGCGGGAAAAATTGTCGTGATGTTGCTTGCGTTGCTGATGTTGTAGCAAGTTACAGCTGCGAATCTATTTGTAACAAATTATTAGAGTGTGGTAATCATAACTGCAAAGCTTTATGTCACCCAGGGCTTTGCGAGCCATGTGTACTCAGACCAGAAGCTGTATCTCATTGTTGCTGCGGACAAACACTTTTAACTGAGCCACGAAATAGCTGTTTGGACGAGATTCCAGTTTGCGAAAAAAAGTGTTGCAAGCGTCTCAAGTGTGGGCAACCTA gTAATCCTCACATGTGCAAATCCAACTGTCATCAGGGAGAATGCCCTGAGTGCGAATTGACAACAAAAGTGAAATGTCGTTGCGGCAACATGGACAAAGAGATCCCGTGTAAAGAATTGACGACCAAGGCAGATGATGCACGATGCCAGAAGCGATGCATAAAGAAACGTTCTTGCGGAAGGCATAAATGTAACCAGATGTGTTGCATCGACATTGAACACATCTGCCCGTTGCCTTGTACGCATTCTCTGAGTTGCGGAAGACACAAATGCGAACAGACTTGTCACAAGG GTAGATGTCAGCCTTGCTGGCGAAGCAGTTTTGAGGAACTTTATTGCGAGTGTGGAGCCGCTGTAATCTACCCTCCTGTACCATGTGGGACGAGACGCCCAACGTGCGACAGGCCTTGCTCACGACAGCATGTCTGTGATCACCCTGTGCTGCATAATTGTCATAGTGAGCCAACGTGTCCGCCTTGCACAGTACTCACGCAAAAATGGTGTTATGGTAAACACGAACTGCGAAAAGCAGTTCCCTGTCATGTTAACGAAGTTTCATGTGGGTTAGCATGTAATAAGCCTCTTTCATGTAAGAGGCACAAATGTATAACCATTTGTCATCCTGGGCCGTGTGAAAAACCGGGGCAAGTTTGTGCTCAGCCATGTACAACTGCAAGAGAATTGTGCGGACATAGTTGTTCAGCACCATGTCATGAAGGAAAATGTCCTGAAATTCCATGTAAAGAGATGGTCAAG GTGACGTGTCAGTGTGGACACAGAACTATGAGCCGAGCCTGCGCAGAGAATTCTCGTGAGTTTCAAAGAATAGCTAGTGGAATTCTGGCTAGTAAAATGGCTGAGATGCAGCTGGGACATTCCGTAGATTTGGAAGACGTTCTAGGACAAGGTGCAAGAAAGCAAAATCAGTTAAAAACTTTGGAGTGTAACGAGGAGTGTAAGATGATTgaaagaaatcgaagattGGCGTTAGGACTGCAAATAGTCAATCCGGATCTAAGTGGGAAATTAATGCCGAGATACACTGAGTTTATGAAGCAGTGGGGTAAAAAAGATCCAGTCTTTTGCCAGATGGTACATGACAAACTAACTGAACTAGTTCAACTGGCAAAGATTTCTAAACAAAAATCTAGGAGCTACTCGTTCGAAAGTATGAACCGTGACAAACGTCATTTTGTTCACGAATATTGCGAACACTTTGGATGCGAAAGTCAAGCGTATGATCGAGAACCCAAACGTAATATTGTTGCTACTGCTGTGAAAGATAAG TGCTGGTTACCAAGTTTAAGTTTACTTGAAATGCTACAACGAGAAAGTGGTCAGAGGAAAGTACCAGGACCAATGTTGAATTCTGCAACAGCTTCAAGCTCTCTCAg